The genomic stretch AGAACTGTAACGCGTTCTCCTCCTTTTTTATTCAATTCTATAGTGACGAAAAATTTATTAGTAGATTCCGACAATGTCGCTGGCTTTTCATTAATAACGATACCGGTTCCGGGAACTGTCACACTTTTGAGAATTTCTGTAACTTTCTCCGAGCAATTTATAATTTGGACATCATTACGTCCAGATGGAGAAAAACTTAATTGTAACAACATCGCTAAACCAGATGGAGCTACATCACATACACGTTTAAAATCAAGAATATAGCGAAATGGTTGAGGACAGCCATCATATATTTTTATGAAATCATTCAAGAGATCAGCGTCCAGGTATCCTAAAAGCGAAGCTCTTGTTTCATTATTTCTGTAATCAATATAAACAACATCACCAAAATCTGATGCTAAGAGATTGGAAAGAATAGTATCTTGCTTGAGGGATGCTACAACAATTCCAGTTTCTGTCACTCGCACCACGATACCTGGTTCTTCAAAGATATGTCCATTATCGTGGATATAAAGAATTCCTTCTTGTCCAAGTTTAGAAACAGGAGTGGTTGGTAGCACAATAAAAATAGCATCATTGGTGATATCGAGAGCGTTACCATAGTCTTGTTCAAATTGTACAGGAATGCCACAATAAATCCTGTTCCGGCTCCGATTTTCCTTGTTAGTTAATAAAGATACTGTCATGCGCGATTCCCGGAGTTACTGATAGCCATAGGTGATTCCGCATTCAAATTTTTCCTTTCCAAGGATTCACCCGCAATGCTTTCAATTGCTTGAGAAAGGCCAAAGACTACAAGATAGGGAACACGGTACATTTTCCCTTCCACATTGACCACAAATAGCCCACGACGAGCATCTTGCCTCCAGATTACCCGGTAGCGCACTAAATGGCCTGGAGCAGTGGAAAATACAACCTTGACCCGGCGCGTGATATGAGCATCAAGCTCGATATTGAGAGTCTTTTTGATCTCCTCTTGTGCCAGTCCCTCGAATATTGTCCAAAAACCGCCGGTTAATCTGGAGGTGGCAAGGTGGTCGCGTGCCATGCTAAAAGTGACTGAGGCAGTACGAACAAATTCATGTTCACTAATTAGCGTTTTGTTACCAAAACGATTATCGAGAGGAATTTCTTCGGTGGCCAAAATGATGGGTTGTTCTTCGCTGATGGATTCACGCAATAATTGAAGAGTAGGAGCGGAAGTACGAGAAATTCCATTGAATAATTTGCTTGGCCACTTTTCTTCAGTATCGGAACACGCTATCCCTGGCAGGTCATTTTTTTGGAATGGCTTGACCGGCTTCAACTGTTTATTTTTTTCAAATTTGGCCAGTAGAGGATAGCCCAGGTTATAGACCTTATTTCCTATAAAACCACCAGTGACAGCAGCTGCTATTAATGGAAGCATGGCCTTTGGACCTTTCTTGAATAATTAAGGGAGTTAATTTATTTTTGTTCTCCGAAACCCTGCCCTTTATCAAAATAAAGGAAAAATAGACATTACCGGAAACCTCTTGGGCGTGGGTCGTCATACCGGAAAAGTTATCGAA from Gammaproteobacteria bacterium encodes the following:
- a CDS encoding hypothetical protein (Evidence 5 : Unknown function), encoding MLPLIAAAVTGGFIGNKVYNLGYPLLAKFEKNKQLKPVKPFQKNDLPGIACSDTEEKWPSKLFNGISRTSAPTLQLLRESISEEQPIILATEEIPLDNRFGNKTLISEHEFVRTASVTFSMARDHLATSRLTGGFWTIFEGLAQEEIKKTLNIELDAHITRRVKVVFSTAPGHLVRYRVIWRQDARRGLFVVNVEGKMYRVPYLVVFGLSQAIESIAGESLERKNLNAESPMAISNSGNRA
- a CDS encoding HptB-dependent secretion and biofilm anti anti-sigma factor — encoded protein: MTVSLLTNKENRSRNRIYCGIPVQFEQDYGNALDITNDAIFIVLPTTPVSKLGQEGILYIHDNGHIFEEPGIVVRVTETGIVVASLKQDTILSNLLASDFGDVVYIDYRNNETRASLLGYLDADLLNDFIKIYDGCPQPFRYILDFKRVCDVAPSGLAMLLQLSFSPSGRNDVQIINCSEKVTEILKSVTVPGTGIVINEKPATLSESTNKFFVTIELNKKGGERVTVLMPETFDYDARIEFSRLYQNRSKNSEYVLDFSLTKYLAKSAFGTLLLMYKYIGSHQASDIKILHCNPKIKNVFKDMELEKFFYFVDD